The [Bacillus] selenitireducens MLS10 genome includes a region encoding these proteins:
- a CDS encoding CAP-associated domain-containing protein: MRLAKWLIFISVLLLPVMTVYSDTEAQPIGEGKEIIHDASKIWTVEFSHDVDPDSVELMMVDEFQNEIEIETESSGKIVRVTPAEPYNEDHEYILIIEEASSLHGEGLTEKAMKTFVYEREQYEVTFLNGEADVIRIEKVRDGESAEAPKSPDKEGYRFVGWDTDFSLVQEDLTVRPVFEEEEDNIQVFSFQGLEMGDSKERLLEEMGDPDRIDPSLTQYDWYVYKGDYTEYMQIGIHDGVIAAFFSPNATWAFSDRDISLGDSKEDVESELGDHFDLIRQNPLSNRSRAFRRYERSGIEYHMMFEVNQHPAELMGLKVELAETVSPLNGSSFESEYRESFIEAQELMLAELINVERVKNGLSILGKMPSLTQAANFHSRHMLEHDYFEHVSPDGLTLQDRLREFDVDFSLAGENLAYGIRTAIDAHQGLMNSYRHRENILYVAYDHVGIGFEQGDGGTYWTQKFIAE; the protein is encoded by the coding sequence ATGCGGCTTGCAAAGTGGTTGATCTTTATTTCTGTTTTGTTGTTACCTGTCATGACGGTTTATTCGGACACGGAAGCTCAGCCAATAGGAGAGGGAAAAGAAATAATCCATGATGCGTCGAAGATTTGGACTGTTGAATTCAGTCATGACGTTGATCCTGATTCCGTTGAACTGATGATGGTGGACGAGTTTCAAAACGAGATTGAAATTGAAACTGAATCATCTGGAAAAATTGTTCGAGTGACACCTGCAGAACCCTATAATGAGGACCATGAATACATACTGATCATTGAAGAGGCTTCTTCATTGCATGGTGAGGGGCTCACGGAAAAGGCAATGAAAACATTTGTATACGAAAGGGAACAATATGAGGTCACGTTTTTAAACGGGGAGGCCGATGTGATTCGTATCGAAAAAGTCCGTGATGGAGAATCCGCAGAGGCACCGAAGTCACCTGACAAAGAAGGATATCGCTTTGTCGGCTGGGATACGGATTTCTCTCTTGTACAGGAAGATTTGACTGTAAGACCTGTCTTTGAAGAAGAGGAGGATAACATACAGGTGTTTTCCTTTCAAGGATTGGAAATGGGGGATTCGAAAGAACGGTTACTGGAAGAAATGGGGGATCCTGATCGGATCGATCCCTCATTGACACAGTATGACTGGTATGTTTATAAAGGGGATTACACTGAATACATGCAAATCGGCATTCATGATGGTGTAATCGCTGCATTCTTTTCCCCGAATGCGACGTGGGCGTTTTCCGATCGCGATATCAGTCTTGGTGATTCTAAGGAAGATGTAGAAAGCGAATTGGGTGATCATTTTGACTTAATCAGGCAAAACCCGTTGTCAAACCGCTCCCGTGCTTTTCGGAGATATGAGCGAAGCGGTATTGAATATCACATGATGTTTGAAGTCAATCAGCATCCTGCGGAATTGATGGGGCTGAAGGTGGAACTCGCTGAAACGGTCTCCCCGCTCAACGGTTCATCCTTTGAGAGTGAGTATCGGGAGTCGTTTATCGAAGCGCAGGAGTTGATGCTTGCTGAACTGATCAATGTGGAAAGGGTAAAGAACGGATTGTCGATCCTTGGCAAGATGCCCTCACTGACACAAGCAGCAAATTTTCACAGCCGTCATATGCTCGAACATGATTATTTTGAACACGTTTCACCTGATGGTCTGACACTTCAGGACAGGCTAAGAGAGTTTGATGTGGATTTTTCCCTCGCGGGGGAAAATCTCGCATATGGTATCAGGACCGCAATTGATGCCCATCAAGGACTGATGAACTCATATAGGCACAGAGAGAATATTCTCTACGTAGCCTACGATCACGTTGGAATCGGCTTTGAGCAGGGTGACGGAGGTACGTATTGGACACAAAAATTCATTGCCGAATAA
- the dhaQ gene encoding DhaKLM operon coactivator DhaQ produces the protein MKHIINRPDEAVDEMLLGFAYANSEDVTLLEHARAIVLREIPDDRVALISGGGSGHEPGHMGYVKRGILTAAVHGPIFVPPTKEQVLETIRHVDRGQGILVIIKNFTADLDAFLPAVIQAKTEGIHIAHLVVEDDVSVANDDTFNRRRRGVAGTVLLHRMLGKAAQEGMVLEELRSLGSEVLPHMATLGVALTPADIPGQAKPLFTLDEDELFFGAGIHGEPGYRREPMVSSEQIAIEFVNKLKSRFRWRKGDAFIVLLNGLGGTTLMEQYILTNDIRRLFDLEGLDVRWAKTGNCLTSLNMQGVSLTMIKVMNPSWLMHIRL, from the coding sequence GTGAAACATATTATAAACAGACCGGATGAGGCCGTCGATGAGATGCTTCTCGGCTTCGCCTATGCAAACAGTGAGGACGTGACGCTTCTCGAGCATGCCCGGGCGATTGTTCTACGGGAAATCCCGGATGACCGGGTCGCGCTGATCAGCGGCGGAGGCAGCGGTCATGAGCCGGGGCATATGGGGTATGTGAAACGGGGCATCCTCACGGCGGCGGTACACGGTCCGATTTTTGTTCCTCCGACAAAGGAGCAGGTGCTCGAGACGATCCGGCACGTGGACCGTGGACAGGGGATCCTCGTCATTATCAAGAATTTCACGGCGGATCTCGATGCGTTTTTGCCGGCGGTGATTCAGGCGAAGACCGAGGGGATTCACATCGCGCATCTCGTCGTGGAAGACGACGTCTCTGTCGCCAACGATGATACGTTCAACCGCCGAAGACGCGGTGTTGCCGGGACGGTGCTCCTGCATCGGATGCTCGGGAAAGCGGCACAAGAAGGGATGGTGCTTGAAGAACTCCGATCCCTTGGATCAGAGGTGCTTCCCCATATGGCGACCCTCGGTGTGGCATTGACACCTGCGGACATACCGGGTCAGGCGAAGCCGCTCTTCACCCTCGACGAAGATGAACTCTTTTTCGGCGCGGGGATCCACGGGGAGCCGGGATACCGCCGGGAGCCGATGGTCTCGTCTGAACAGATTGCCATCGAGTTTGTGAACAAGCTGAAGAGCCGCTTTCGCTGGCGAAAAGGGGATGCGTTCATCGTTCTCTTGAACGGTCTCGGTGGCACGACACTGATGGAGCAGTATATTTTGACGAATGATATCCGCAGGCTGTTTGATCTCGAAGGGCTTGACGTAAGATGGGCAAAAACGGGAAACTGTCTGACATCTCTGAACATGCAGGGGGTGTCTCTGACAATGATAAAAGTTATGAATCCCTCTTGGCTTATGCATATTCGTCTGTAA
- a CDS encoding GDSL-type esterase/lipase family protein: protein MRTYWINGLLLASIAAVLLFAGGFGYAMVDQVVLQDEEEIEVRPGAVAPERQVNRIPLLPVDGSYADVPEVADDGATRLVALGDSLTRGMGSTDGDGYLRHVEEAYPEDRNSALTVVNAAVNGYRTEDVVRDLAEGELNGQLRAADLVVMTVGGNDLFQGGQGLFQDLDTFTEEARESFLQGLAGLYDELTSLNPEAPVYHIGIYNPFRELDFTGETARYVREWNYATLELAAEYDQVIFVPVEDVFERNVSDYLFRDFFHLNDAGYERMAERLLTTLRWPEEEGS, encoded by the coding sequence ATGAGAACCTATTGGATCAATGGCTTACTCTTGGCGTCGATTGCCGCGGTCCTGCTGTTTGCAGGCGGTTTTGGCTATGCGATGGTGGATCAGGTGGTACTTCAGGACGAAGAGGAAATCGAGGTGCGTCCTGGTGCCGTGGCGCCTGAGCGGCAGGTGAACCGGATTCCGCTCTTGCCGGTTGACGGCTCTTATGCAGATGTGCCTGAAGTGGCGGATGACGGGGCGACGCGGCTCGTCGCCCTTGGGGATTCGCTTACGAGAGGGATGGGGTCAACGGACGGGGACGGATATCTCCGTCACGTGGAAGAGGCCTATCCTGAGGATCGGAATTCTGCTCTTACCGTCGTCAATGCCGCCGTGAACGGCTACCGGACGGAGGACGTTGTCCGGGACCTCGCCGAAGGGGAACTGAACGGGCAGCTGCGTGCAGCGGATCTCGTCGTGATGACCGTTGGTGGTAATGATCTCTTTCAGGGCGGACAGGGACTCTTTCAGGATCTCGATACGTTTACGGAAGAAGCGAGGGAGTCGTTTTTGCAAGGACTGGCAGGGCTCTATGACGAGCTCACGTCTTTGAATCCTGAAGCGCCTGTGTATCATATCGGGATCTACAACCCGTTCAGGGAACTCGATTTCACCGGTGAGACGGCACGCTACGTCAGGGAGTGGAACTACGCGACCCTTGAACTTGCGGCGGAGTATGACCAGGTCATCTTCGTGCCGGTGGAGGATGTCTTTGAGCGGAATGTGTCGGATTATCTGTTCCGGGACTTCTTTCATTTAAACGATGCAGGCTATGAACGCATGGCAGAGCGGCTCTTGACAACACTCCGCTGGCCGGAAGAGGAGGGCTCATAA
- a CDS encoding ABC transporter ATP-binding protein: protein MDSETPVMSVKNLSKTIGKAPIIHNISFDLYPGEVFGFLGPNGSGKTTTIRMIVGLIRPTEGVVTIGGYDVQKQFVKAMRHIGSIVENPEMYDYLSGWENLKQFQRMVPGVTEKRMHEVIELVGMKNRVHDPVKTYSLGMRQRLGIAQALLNRPKVLILDEPANGLDPKGIREMRQFIRRLAEEEGLSVLVSSHLLSEIQLMCDRVAIISKGAVLAVDRVDELLAEQGRVIWEASPVDEARAIIQEHLEVLDEEVAAGEHEPIVTMDDGTDLAEVNEALVKAGVRVHRMERHLPALEDLFLDMTGGESID, encoded by the coding sequence ATGGACAGTGAAACGCCGGTTATGTCGGTAAAGAATCTGAGTAAGACGATTGGCAAAGCGCCGATTATCCACAACATCTCCTTCGATCTCTATCCGGGCGAAGTGTTTGGCTTTCTCGGTCCGAACGGTTCGGGCAAAACGACGACGATCCGCATGATCGTCGGTCTCATCCGTCCGACGGAGGGCGTCGTGACAATCGGGGGCTATGACGTACAAAAGCAGTTTGTTAAGGCGATGCGGCATATCGGATCCATCGTTGAAAACCCGGAGATGTATGACTATTTGAGCGGATGGGAGAATCTCAAACAGTTTCAACGCATGGTGCCGGGTGTGACCGAGAAGCGGATGCATGAAGTCATTGAACTCGTCGGCATGAAAAACCGGGTGCATGATCCCGTGAAGACGTATTCCCTCGGCATGCGCCAGCGCCTCGGGATCGCCCAGGCGCTGTTAAACCGGCCGAAGGTGCTGATATTGGATGAACCGGCAAACGGTCTCGATCCGAAAGGGATCCGGGAGATGCGGCAGTTTATCCGCCGGCTCGCAGAAGAGGAAGGGCTCAGTGTGCTCGTCTCCTCCCACCTGCTCAGTGAGATCCAGCTCATGTGTGACCGGGTCGCGATCATCTCAAAAGGGGCGGTTCTTGCCGTCGACCGGGTCGATGAGCTGTTGGCCGAACAAGGCCGTGTCATCTGGGAAGCCTCTCCTGTCGATGAGGCTAGGGCGATCATTCAGGAACATCTCGAGGTTTTGGACGAAGAGGTGGCCGCAGGGGAACATGAACCGATCGTGACGATGGATGACGGGACGGATCTCGCCGAGGTCAATGAAGCACTCGTCAAGGCGGGGGTGCGGGTGCACCGGATGGAGCGGCATCTGCCGGCCCTTGAAGACCTCTTCTTGGATATGACGGGAGGTGAGTCCATTGATTGA
- the dhaL gene encoding dihydroxyacetone kinase subunit DhaL, with protein sequence MFTVENSIESITRFNDSVQEKKAWLSDLDTPIGDGDHGTNMARGLMEAVTKIEAGSFTNPADVWKTAAMAMIGKTGGASGPLYGTAMMEMSKAVKDNPEDIEGALKAGLAGIQKRGKAEINEKTMVDVWSPVIEAVSASNLTEALIDEAVDQTKDLKATKGRASYVGERSIGHIDPGSASSGLFFKALLEGGVLS encoded by the coding sequence ATGTTTACAGTGGAGAATTCGATCGAATCGATCACGCGCTTTAACGACAGCGTACAGGAGAAGAAAGCCTGGCTGTCGGATCTTGATACGCCGATTGGCGACGGGGATCACGGGACGAATATGGCACGGGGGCTTATGGAGGCCGTCACGAAAATTGAAGCCGGGAGCTTCACTAATCCGGCGGATGTGTGGAAGACGGCGGCCATGGCCATGATCGGCAAGACCGGCGGTGCGTCAGGTCCCCTTTACGGAACGGCGATGATGGAGATGAGTAAAGCCGTCAAAGACAATCCGGAAGACATCGAGGGCGCATTGAAAGCCGGACTCGCGGGTATTCAGAAGCGGGGCAAAGCGGAAATCAACGAGAAGACGATGGTCGACGTGTGGTCTCCGGTAATCGAAGCGGTATCGGCTTCAAACCTGACTGAGGCACTGATTGATGAAGCGGTGGACCAAACGAAGGATCTGAAAGCAACGAAAGGCCGGGCATCTTATGTCGGGGAGCGTTCCATCGGACATATCGACCCGGGTTCCGCTTCGAGCGGCCTGTTCTTCAAAGCGCTTCTTGAGGGAGGAGTGCTTTCATGA
- the dhaK gene encoding dihydroxyacetone kinase subunit DhaK yields the protein MKKIINNPDHILDEMLDGFAFANSHLVERVVGTSVIARTYRQEGKVALVSGGGSGHEPSHAGFVGKGMLAAAVCGEVFTSPTPDQVYEGIKAADQGGGVLLIIKNYTGDVMNFEMAAELAEGDDIEVAHIVVDDDIAVEDSSFTAGKRGVAGTVIIHKILGAAAESGLSLQELKTLGETLVKNIKTIGVSILPATVPAVGKPGFELKDDEMEYGVGIHGEPGYRREALKPSKDIAEELMAKLKDAFDWQKGDRYGVLVNGLGATPLMEQFVFMNDVAKALDREGLDVAFTKVGSLMTSIDMAGVSLTLVKIEDEKWLEYYRMPVETTDWA from the coding sequence ATGAAGAAGATTATCAACAACCCGGACCACATTCTTGACGAAATGCTTGACGGTTTTGCTTTTGCCAACAGCCATCTGGTAGAGCGTGTCGTCGGCACGAGTGTCATCGCACGGACATACAGACAAGAGGGGAAGGTGGCCCTTGTAAGCGGCGGCGGAAGCGGACATGAACCGAGTCACGCAGGCTTTGTCGGTAAAGGCATGCTCGCCGCTGCGGTGTGCGGGGAGGTCTTTACGTCACCGACACCGGATCAGGTTTATGAAGGGATTAAAGCGGCGGATCAGGGCGGCGGCGTGCTTCTGATTATCAAAAACTATACCGGAGACGTCATGAACTTCGAGATGGCCGCGGAGCTTGCCGAAGGGGATGACATTGAAGTGGCCCATATCGTCGTCGATGATGACATTGCCGTTGAAGACAGCTCTTTTACGGCAGGAAAGCGGGGCGTCGCGGGCACGGTCATTATCCACAAGATCCTCGGTGCCGCCGCAGAGAGCGGCCTCTCGCTTCAGGAGCTGAAGACGCTCGGAGAGACGCTTGTCAAGAACATCAAGACGATCGGTGTGTCGATCCTGCCGGCGACGGTGCCGGCCGTCGGGAAACCCGGCTTTGAACTGAAGGATGACGAGATGGAATACGGCGTCGGGATCCACGGGGAGCCGGGCTACCGAAGAGAGGCGCTGAAGCCGTCGAAAGACATTGCAGAAGAGCTCATGGCCAAGCTGAAGGACGCCTTTGATTGGCAGAAAGGCGACCGCTACGGGGTTCTGGTCAACGGCCTCGGGGCCACACCGCTCATGGAACAGTTCGTCTTTATGAACGACGTGGCGAAAGCCCTTGACCGTGAAGGGCTTGACGTTGCCTTCACGAAAGTCGGGTCGCTCATGACATCGATCGATATGGCCGGGGTCTCCCTGACGTTAGTGAAGATTGAGGATGAGAAGTGGCTTGAGTATTACCGGATGCCGGTAGAGACAACGGACTGGGCATAA
- a CDS encoding ABC transporter permease: MIELVYNEWIKLVRKKRFYVVGLIIILFVGMFAYAQLVQERNAEERFGDIAWDEQLEQEIGNLESRLDQMEIPEEFARSIQAQVEQQRIYLEEGINPNETGAAMFLRMFLDNSGDLFIPLLIVVVTADLVSSERSAGTIKMLLTRPVERWRILLSKWLTMVMSVSLIVLFISLVSVLIAGVMFGFGGWTHPIIAAFSRGPGELTVLPHWQYIVMAGGLTWFAAVAVGSLTFLLSVLLKSTAAVMGFMLAALISGTILSVFIGSWESAKYLFMVNLRLTGYLGGHTPPVEGMTLLFSTMVLFVWGAVATAIAFRRFNRMDML, from the coding sequence TTGATTGAGCTCGTCTACAACGAATGGATCAAGCTTGTCAGGAAAAAACGATTTTACGTCGTCGGGCTCATCATCATCCTCTTTGTCGGCATGTTCGCCTACGCCCAGCTTGTTCAGGAACGGAACGCCGAGGAACGATTCGGAGATATCGCCTGGGATGAACAGCTCGAACAGGAAATCGGCAACCTCGAATCGCGCCTTGATCAGATGGAGATTCCCGAGGAATTTGCCCGCTCAATCCAGGCTCAGGTCGAACAGCAGCGCATTTATCTCGAAGAAGGCATCAATCCGAACGAAACCGGTGCGGCGATGTTTCTCCGGATGTTTCTTGATAATTCCGGCGATCTGTTTATCCCGCTTCTGATTGTCGTCGTCACGGCAGACCTCGTCAGCTCAGAGCGGAGTGCGGGGACGATCAAGATGCTTTTGACGCGGCCGGTGGAGCGGTGGCGGATTCTCCTCAGCAAGTGGCTGACAATGGTGATGTCGGTGTCGTTGATCGTATTGTTCATCAGTCTCGTGTCTGTTTTGATCGCGGGTGTCATGTTTGGTTTTGGCGGCTGGACGCATCCGATTATCGCTGCTTTCTCGAGGGGGCCTGGTGAACTGACGGTGCTTCCGCACTGGCAATACATCGTGATGGCCGGCGGGCTGACCTGGTTTGCCGCCGTCGCGGTAGGGTCGCTGACATTTTTGCTGTCGGTTCTCTTAAAGAGCACGGCGGCGGTCATGGGCTTTATGCTCGCGGCCCTCATTTCCGGGACGATTCTTTCCGTCTTTATCGGCTCCTGGGAGTCTGCGAAGTATTTGTTTATGGTCAATCTCAGACTCACCGGCTACCTTGGAGGTCATACACCGCCTGTTGAAGGGATGACGCTGCTCTTTTCGACGATGGTTCTGTTCGTCTGGGGCGCAGTGGCGACGGCGATTGCCTTTCGCAGATTCAACCGGATGGATATGCTGTGA
- the dhaM gene encoding dihydroxyacetone kinase phosphoryl donor subunit DhaM, whose product MSQPAYGVLLVSHSAKLAEGVMELLKGSAPDVPITWTGGNDDGDLGASFEKIEAALRDNEGEEVMAFYDLGSAKMTLDMVMEMSEKRVHLMDAAMVEGAYTAAALLQGEASFDTITDQLEKLMIKQS is encoded by the coding sequence ATGAGCCAGCCTGCGTACGGTGTATTGCTCGTGTCCCATTCCGCCAAGCTTGCCGAAGGGGTGATGGAGCTTTTGAAAGGCTCTGCCCCGGATGTGCCCATCACCTGGACCGGAGGCAATGATGACGGGGATCTTGGCGCGAGCTTTGAGAAGATTGAAGCGGCGCTCCGTGACAATGAGGGAGAAGAGGTTATGGCTTTTTACGATCTCGGCAGCGCAAAGATGACCCTCGACATGGTGATGGAGATGAGCGAGAAGCGGGTTCATCTCATGGATGCAGCCATGGTCGAAGGGGCATACACGGCGGCAGCACTCCTTCAGGGAGAGGCCTCCTTTGACACGATTACGGATCAGCTGGAGAAGCTGATGATTAAACAGAGCTGA
- a CDS encoding S-layer homology domain-containing protein, translating to MARSLGLMNVSGHHGETGFNDIPPTSRYFEATNALKNEGIIEGFSDGSFRPDHPITRGEMANIIVEAYDLQRTSETFSFSDQGVSTRDAVQTLYDEGITEGVSETMFGTFSNLKRSDFAIFVFRAMQEDPITVESIVFNEAGDQFAITFSDLPAGAEVANLDQAGILSVLEALDLLDTVMIEFNGADITAAALEILDLSTGSDPLDGLTLTVDHVNLNDLPDAAEGDEVTLTIGGTSGVYTILPDPITVESIVFNEAGDQFAITFSDLPAGAEVANLDQAGILSVLEALDLLDTVMIEFNGADITAAALEILDLSTGSDPLDGLTLTVDHVNLNDLPDAAEGDEVTLTIGGTSGVYTILPDPITVESIVFNEAGDQFAITFSDLPAGAEVANLDQAGILSVLEALDLLDTVMIEFNGADITAAALEILDLSTGSDPLDGLTLTVDHVNLNDLPDATTGDEVRLTIGTEIGTYIIL from the coding sequence ATGGCTCGTTCACTCGGGCTGATGAACGTATCTGGTCATCACGGTGAAACAGGTTTTAATGACATACCGCCAACAAGCAGATACTTTGAAGCAACAAACGCTTTAAAAAATGAAGGCATCATAGAAGGATTTAGTGATGGTTCATTCAGGCCTGATCATCCGATTACGCGTGGTGAGATGGCTAACATAATCGTTGAGGCGTATGATTTGCAGCGTACGAGTGAGACATTCTCATTCTCAGATCAGGGAGTCTCGACCAGAGATGCGGTCCAAACTCTTTATGACGAAGGCATTACAGAAGGAGTCTCTGAAACAATGTTCGGAACGTTCAGTAATCTGAAGCGTTCAGATTTTGCAATATTTGTATTCCGGGCCATGCAGGAAGATCCGATCACGGTTGAGTCCATCGTCTTCAACGAAGCAGGCGATCAGTTTGCGATCACCTTCAGCGATCTCCCTGCAGGTGCAGAAGTGGCAAACCTCGACCAGGCAGGGATCCTTTCGGTTCTTGAAGCACTGGATCTCCTTGATACGGTAATGATCGAGTTTAACGGAGCCGACATTACGGCGGCTGCCCTTGAGATTTTGGATCTGTCCACGGGTTCTGATCCGCTTGACGGGTTGACGTTGACGGTTGATCACGTGAACCTGAACGACCTGCCGGATGCGGCTGAGGGTGACGAAGTGACTTTGACGATCGGAGGCACGAGCGGGGTGTACACGATTCTGCCGGATCCGATCACGGTTGAATCGATTGTCTTCAACGAAGCAGGCGATCAGTTTGCGATCACCTTCAGCGATCTCCCTGCAGGTGCAGAAGTGGCAAACCTCGACCAGGCAGGGATCCTTTCGGTTCTCGAAGCACTGGATCTCCTTGATACGGTAATGATCGAGTTTAACGGAGCCGACATTACGGCGGCTGCCCTTGAGATTTTGGATCTGTCCACGGGTTCTGATCCGCTTGACGGGTTGACGTTGACGGTTGATCACGTGAACCTGAACGACCTGCCGGATGCGGCTGAGGGTGACGAAGTGACTTTGACGATCGGAGGCACGAGCGGGGTGTACACGATTCTGCCGGATCCGATCACGGTTGAATCGATTGTCTTCAACGAAGCAGGCGATCAGTTTGCGATCACCTTCAGCGATCTCCCTGCAGGTGCAGAAGTGGCAAACCTCGACCAGGCAGGGATCCTTTCGGTTCTCGAAGCACTGGATCTCCTTGATACGGTAATGATCGAGTTTAACGGAGCCGACATTACGGCGGCTGCCCTTGAGATTTTGGATCTGTCCACGGGTTCTGATCCGCTTGACGGGTTGACGTTGACGGTTGATCACGTGAACCTGAACGACCTGCCGGACGCGACTACAGGGGATGAAGTACGTTTAACAATTGGAACAGAGATTGGAACGTATATCATTTTATAA
- the dhaS gene encoding dihydroxyacetone kinase transcriptional activator DhaS produces MTDSLITKKIIAKSLKELMARQPFQKISVRDIMERAGLRRQTFYYHFQDKFELLTWIYQSETREHSIDFFNYDEPERIFTHLLYYVYDNREFYEKAIQVHEQNGFFQALSVHIESLYDRLISEWAKRDGFTLSDERREFIIRYYSKGFIGFVETWLAEGCRTDARELSGELNDVVHKGLRNCLNSRAEDGGDRE; encoded by the coding sequence ATGACGGATTCACTGATTACAAAGAAAATCATCGCCAAATCATTAAAGGAACTGATGGCGCGGCAGCCCTTTCAGAAGATATCCGTTCGGGATATCATGGAACGGGCCGGTCTGCGGCGCCAGACGTTCTATTATCATTTCCAGGACAAGTTTGAACTGTTGACGTGGATCTATCAGTCGGAGACCCGTGAGCATAGTATTGATTTCTTCAACTATGATGAGCCGGAGCGGATCTTTACGCATCTGTTGTATTACGTCTATGATAACCGGGAATTTTATGAAAAGGCGATTCAGGTCCATGAACAGAACGGCTTCTTTCAGGCACTGTCTGTTCACATTGAGTCTCTGTATGACCGGCTGATCAGTGAATGGGCCAAACGGGACGGTTTTACGCTCTCAGATGAACGGAGAGAATTCATCATTCGTTATTACAGTAAGGGATTTATAGGCTTTGTTGAAACATGGCTCGCTGAAGGATGCCGGACAGATGCAAGAGAGCTGTCCGGTGAACTGAACGATGTCGTGCACAAGGGACTCAGAAATTGTCTGAACAGCAGGGCGGAAGACGGGGGTGACAGAGAGTGA
- a CDS encoding RraA family protein, whose amino-acid sequence MTALERQLAELPVTAVSDALKGQTNLDPAIKPVRDHQRVAGRAYTVKVNAADNKLVLKGIGEAREGDVLVVDAKGWMQNAACGDFVAGLAKTLGLSGLVIDGVVRDLDGIRDLDFPVFCKGTAQAASGRHGTGETNIPISCGGAAVMPGDYIVGDIDGVAVIPQGQEEAVFEGARKKMTKDDERERAIIGNEEAARAHIRDVLSKG is encoded by the coding sequence ATGACAGCACTTGAACGACAGCTTGCCGAGCTGCCTGTGACTGCCGTATCCGACGCGCTGAAGGGACAGACGAATCTCGATCCGGCCATCAAACCGGTCCGGGATCACCAGCGCGTCGCCGGACGGGCGTACACCGTGAAAGTCAATGCCGCGGACAATAAGCTGGTCTTAAAGGGAATCGGAGAAGCGAGGGAAGGGGACGTCCTCGTTGTGGATGCAAAAGGCTGGATGCAAAACGCCGCCTGTGGCGACTTTGTCGCGGGTCTCGCCAAAACGCTGGGTCTCTCGGGGTTGGTCATTGATGGCGTTGTCCGTGATCTTGACGGGATTCGGGATCTCGATTTTCCGGTCTTTTGCAAGGGAACGGCCCAGGCGGCGAGCGGCCGTCACGGCACCGGGGAGACGAACATCCCGATTTCCTGCGGCGGGGCTGCCGTTATGCCAGGAGACTATATCGTCGGAGACATCGACGGGGTCGCGGTCATTCCGCAAGGCCAGGAAGAGGCGGTATTTGAAGGCGCGAGAAAGAAGATGACGAAGGACGACGAACGGGAACGGGCGATCATTGGGAATGAGGAAGCGGCACGGGCGCATATCCGGGATGTGCTGTCCAAAGGATGA